The following DNA comes from Candidatus Bathyarchaeia archaeon.
AGATAATCGCTTTTTCAGTTTTCTTATCAAAGATGTGAGCATTTCTCAAATTAATGTTCAAAAACACTTTTTCACCGATATTGAAAACCGAAGTAGGAGCGGATTTCGCTTTAATAATAGTGCCATCTTTTAGTTTCAGATCTACTATAGTTTCTGAGCCCAAAGGCTCAGTTACATAGATATCTGCTTCAATGAAAGATAACTGTGTTTTCTCTTTCTCTATGAATATGTCTTCAGGTCTCACACCTAAAATTAATTCCGA
Coding sequences within:
- a CDS encoding TOBE domain-containing protein, with amino-acid sequence CSLLEKGKSFFLDAGIFTLPLPNDIGKIIKERASSSELILGVRPEDIFIEKEKTQLSFIEADIYVTEPLGSETIVDLKLKDGTIIKAKSAPTSVFNIGEKVFLNINLRNAHIFDKKTEKAII